Proteins found in one Phocoena sinus isolate mPhoSin1 chromosome 19, mPhoSin1.pri, whole genome shotgun sequence genomic segment:
- the ACTN4 gene encoding alpha-actinin-4 isoform X9, with the protein MGPRKRPLACTSLTWLQTQEIVDGNAKMTLGMIWTIILRFAIQDISVEETSAKEGLLLWCQRKTAPYKNVNVQNFHISWKDGLAFNALIHRHRPELIEYDKLRKDDPVTNLNNAFEVAEKYLDIPKMLDAEDIVNTARPDEKAIMTYVSSFYHAFSGAQKAETAANRICKVLAVNQENEHLMEDYERLASDLLEWIRRTIPWLEDRVPQKTIQEMQQKLEDFRDYRRVHKPPKVQEKCQLEINFNTLQTKLRLSNRPAFMPSEGRMVSDINNGWQHLEQAEKGYEEWLLNEIRRLERLDHLAEKFRQKASIHEAWTDGKEVMLKHRDYETATLSDIKALIRKHEAFESDLAAHQDRVEQIAAIAQELNELDYYDSHNVNTRCQKICDQWDALGSLTHSRREALEKTEKQLETIDQLHLEYAKRAAPFNNWMESAMEDLQDMFIVHTIEEIEGLISAHDQFKSTLPDADREREAILAIHKEAQRIAESNHIKLSGSNPYTSVTPQIINSKWEKVQQLVPKRDHALLEEQRKQQSNEHLRRQFASQANIVGPWIQTKMEEIGRISIEMNGTLEDQLSHLKQYERSIVDYKPNLDLLEQQHQLIQEALIFDNKHTNYTMEHIRVGWEQLLTTIARTINEVENQILTRDAKGISQEQMQEFRASFNHFDKDHGGALGPEEFKACLISLGYDVENDRQGDAEFNRIMSVVDPNHSGLVTFQAFIDFMSRETTDTDTADQVIASFKVLAGDKNFITAEELRRELPPDQAEYCIARMAPYQGPDAVPGALDYKSFSTALYGESDL; encoded by the exons CTGGAAGGACGGTCTTGCTTTCAATGCCCTGATCCACCGGCACAGACCAGAGCTGATTGAGTATGACAAGCTGAGGAAG gacGACCCTGTCACCAACCTGAACAATGCCTTTGAAGTGGCTGAGAAATACCTAGACATACCCAAGATGTTGGATGCAGAGG ACATCGTGAACACGGCCCGGCCCGACGAGAAGGCCATAATGACCTATGTGTCCAGCTTCTACCATGCCTTTTCAGGAGCGCAGAAG gctgaGACTGCCGCCAACCGGATTTGCAAGGTGCTGGCTGTCAACCAGGAGAATGAAcacctgatggaagattatgagAGGCTGGCCAGCGAC CTCCTGGAGTGGATCCGGCGCACCATCCCCTGGCTGGAGGACCGCGTGCCCCAGAAGACCATCCAGGAGATGCAGCAGAAGCTGGAGGACTTCCGCGACTACCGGCGCGTCCATAAGCCACCCAAGGTGCAGGAGAAGTGCCAGCTGGAGATCAACTTCAACACGCTGCAGACCAAGCTGCGCCTCAGCAACCGGCCCGCCTTCATGCCCTCCGAGGGCAGGATGGTCTCG GACATCAACAACGGCTGGCAGCACCTGGAGCAGGCCGAGAAGGGCTACGAGGAGTGGCTGCTGAACGAGATCCGCAGGTTGGAGCGGCTCGACCACCTGGCAGAGAAGTTCCGGCAGAAGGCCTCCATCCACGAGGCCTGGACGGACG GGAAGGAGGTGATGTTGAAGCACCGGGACTACGAGACGGCCACCCTGTCGGACATCAAAGCCCTCATCCGCAAGCACGAGGCCTTCGAGAGCGACCTGGCCGCACACCAGGACCGCGTGGAGCAGATCGCCGCTATTGCCCAGGAGCTCAA CGAGCTGGATTACTACGACTCCCACAACGTCAACACCCGCTGCCAGAAGATCTGCGACCAGTGGGATGCCCTTGGCTCTCTGACCCACAGTcgcagggaagccctggag AAAACGGAGAAGCAGCTGGAGACCATTGACCAGCTGCACCTGGAGTACGCCAAGCGGGCAGCCCCCTTCAACAACTGGATGGAGAGCGCCATGGAGGACCTCCAGGACATGTTCATCGTCCACACCATCGAGGAAATCGAG GGCCTGATCTCAGCCCACGACCAGTTCAAGTCGACACTGCCGGACGCCGACAGGGAACGGGAGGCCATCCTGGCCATCCACAAGGAGGCCCAGAGGATCGCCGAGAGCAACCACATCAAGCTGTCAGGCAGCAACCCCTACACCAGCGTCACCCCCCAGATCATCAACTCCAAGTGGGAGAAG GTGCAGCAGCTGGTGCCCAAGCGGGACCACGCCCTCCTGGAGGAGCAGCGCAAGCAGCAGTCCAACGAGCACCTCCGCCGCCAGTTCGCCAGCCAGGCCAACATCGTGGGGCCCTGGATCCAGACTAAGATGGAG GAGATCGGGCGCATCTCCATCGAGATGAATGGGACTCTGGAGGACCAGCTGAGCCACCTGAAGCAGTACGAGCGCAGCATTGTGGACTACAAGCCGAACCTGGACCTGCTGGAGCAGCAGCACCAGCTCATCCAGGAGGCCCTCATCTTCGACAACAAGCACACCAACTACACCATGGAG CACATCCGCGTGGGCTGGGAGCAGCTGCTCACCACCATCGCCCGCACCATCAACGAGGTCGAGAACCAGATCCTCACCCGCGATGCCAAAGGCATCAGCCAAGAACAGATGCAGGAGTTCCGGGCGTCCTTCAATCACTTCGACAAG GACCACGGCGGGGCGCTGGGGCCGGAGGAGTTCAAGGCCTGTCTCATCAGCCTGGGCTACGACGTGGAGAATGACCGGCAG GGCGATGCCGAGTTCAACCGCATCATGAGCGTGGTTGACCCCAACCACAGCGGCCTCGTGACCTTCCAAGCCTTCATCGACTTCATGTCGAGGGAGACCACCGACACAGACACGGCCGACCAGGTCATCGCCTCCTTCAAGGTCCTGGCCGGGGACAAG AACTTCATCACAGCCGAGGAGCTGCGGAGAGAGCTGCCCCCTGACCAGGCCGAGTACTGCATCGCCCGCATGGCCCCATACCAGGGCCCTGATGCCGTGCCCGGGGCCCTCGACTACAAGTCCTTCTCCACAGCCCTGTACGGCGAGAGCGACCTGTGA